GCGGACGGGCAGATTTGGATCGCTGGTGGTCCAAAAGTGCAGCGAGAGCCGGCGACAACGTTGAGTGCCAATTTCTCGGCTCGTCGGCCGTTCCTGCGTGACACGAGGACAACGGCGAATCAGAGCGGGCAGGCGGGGATCGCGTCTTTGGCGGGCTCGACTGGGTTTAACTTAGACCCATGCAGGAACAGGTTGGGAGTCACGCTCGTGCCGTCATCGTATTTGGCTTCATCCCTGTGCACACATTATGAACGCCGCAGCCGCATCTCCCTGATCTCGActgcatctgctgcttcttcgccctCACACGCTCGACGACAGGTCACCACGCTCTCTACCAGCAACCCACGctccttcaccaccaccgccactcGTTCGCCAGGTGTTGTTTGGGACCACATTCCTTCACACACCCCCCCCCCCGACCCCGTCAGAGCAGCGCATCAGCATTCCTCGCGTCGTGACACGGCAATCACCAGACGTGTGCCCTATTTTGGATCTTGTGAGTCTGCTCTTTCATCCACCTTTCATGCGCCTCGCCTGCTTTATCACCGCGAAATGAAGCCCGCCTTGTGAAGACCGCCCGCTGCGACGGCAATATTGCACACGCCCCTGCCATTTGACGCCGCAGAAATCTCCTTCACTGCAACATTGCCAAGTCACATTCTCTTCATCAACTGTACTGACTCCGCGGGCCGGCAGTATCAATTTAACTTCACATCCATATCTCAAACATCACCATGAAAGCTGGTCTTCTTGTCGCGGCTTTGGCCGCTACCGCCACTGCGCAGCTCCACCGCCGTGGCCACCGACACGCGCGTCGTGAGAACCCCGTGGCCTACCACGAGGAGGTCCAGGTCGTGACCGAAACCGCAAAGCACGTTGTCTACGTTGACAGCAATGGCAACCCCATCGTCGAGCCAGCCAAGACTCCggctccagctcctccagcatACCAGGCGCcaccagcacctccagcttACCAGGCAccaccagctccagctcctccagcatACCAGGCGCcaccagcacctccagcttACCAGGCAccaccagctccagctccagcccCGGCTGCTCCAAAGCCAGAGGCACCAAAGGAGGCTCCAAAGCCTGCTGCACCCAAGCCAGAGGCTCCAAAGGACTACAAGCCAAGCTCCGGCGGTGGCCAGGGTATCGTCTACTCTCCTTACAACAACGACAAGTCCTGCAAGAACCAGGATCAGGTCAACGCCgacttcgagaagctcgGTGACTACAAGCTTGTTCGTATCTACGGCTGTGACTGCGACCAGGTCAACACCGTGCACAAGGCTGCTACCGCCAAGGGCATGAAGGTCTTCATCGGTATCTTCGACATCAACCAGGTCCAGTCCGACGTCGAGAAGATCGTTGCTGTCGCTAACGGCGATTGGTCTTGGGTCGACACTGTCTCTGTCGGTAACGAGCTCGTCAACAATGGTGCTGCTAGCGTCGATGCTGTTGTTGGCGCCGTCAACGCTGCTCGTAGCCAACTCCGTGGCGCTGGGTACCAGGGCcctgtcgtcatcgtcgacacCTTCGTTGCCATGATTGCCAACCCAGCCATCTGCGAAGCTTCCGACTACGCCGCCGCCAACTGCCACGCTTTCTTCGATGGTGGCAAGACTGCTGACCAGGCCGCTGATTTCGTTGCCGAACAAGCCGAGCGCGTCAAGCAGGCCTGCGGTGGTAAGAAGACCGTCATCACCGAGACTGGCTGGCCATGGAACGGCGCCACCAACGGTGCTGCTGTCCCAAGCAAGGAGAACCAGGCCAAGGTTATCAACGGACTCAAGTCCAAGTTCTCCGAGAACATCTACCTCTTCACTGCTTTCGATGACCTCTGGAAGGACAACTTTGCTGGCTCTCACGGTGCCGAGTGCCACTGGGGTTTCATCGAGCACTCTGCTTAAATTGCTCGTGATGATTGATTTCTCAAGCACTGCATGAAGCATCAGTATGAAGCATTTGATGCGCAAgccacacacacacacagtCCCAGGATACGATAGATGGGCACGAAGGGAGATTTCTTGTACAAATGTCCTTCTCTCTGAAGGGGGTCCTGTTCAATACGGAAAAGACATTTGCATAGCACAGGAGGGTCTCAGCCAGGGCGTTTGTCGGGAAGAATGATTGTCTGTTTCGTAAGAGAAAATGCCTCGATTTTGAGAGGCCGGTAAAGATGCATCGGCAGCATAGCCTGCTGTCGATGAGCTTCAAATGTGCAAGTTCTTGTTCTTACCATCTCTACCATGTCATGGCACAAACTTGCCTATCTATGAGCTGGGGACATACACGCGCTCCCGCGTGTGAGTTGAGTCAAGTCCATTCTGCTGACGCGCTTGAACAGAACCGGCCTGGGGAAAGCTCCGGATGATGTGCTGTGAGCTCAATGGCCCCGCACAGATCACTGCGAACACCTCAGCTTGATGCACGTTGTGCTGCCTTTCAACTGACTACTCAATAATACCTGGCAACATTGCCCTATTACTTTGCACAAAGAGACCCAGGCTTTGCTTGGGGTGGTACAACTATCGACCTGACATCATCCCGACACAAGCAACCCCGCCATCCATCTCACAACAGACACCGCACGTCTACAACCACACTTCAAGCCGACTGCACAGCAAGACAAAACACCACGAGCACTCAAGACCCAAATCGCCCACCATGGCCTGGCGCTCCTCAGGCCCCACAAACGAAGCCCTAATCACCAACCTCttcaacaacaacctcatAACCTCCCCTCTCGTCCGCAACGCCATGCTCTCCGTCGACAGAGCCCACTACTCCCCCAAAAACCCCTACTCAGACTCCCCTCAATCTATCGGCCACCGCGCCACAATTTCCGCTCCACATATGCACGCCAACGCCGCAGAGTCTCTACTACCATACCTTCGTCCAGGCAGTAAAGTCCTCGATGTAGGCAGCGGAAGCGGATATTTGACTCATGTACTAGCGGAGCTAGTCAAACCTGATGGAAGAGTTGTAGGGGTGGAACACATTCAGGAGTTAGTTGAGTTGAGTCAATCCAACACTTCCAAATCCTCCGAGGGTCGCGAACTTCTCGAGAAAGGAATATTGCGATATGTAAAAGGTGATGGGAGGTTAGGGTTTGTGGATGAAGCGCCTTATGATGCGATTCATGTGGGAGCTGCGGCGAAAGAGGGGGATGAGAATGGATTGGTAGAGCAGTTGAAGAGTCCGGGGAGGTTGTTTATTCCGGTGGAGGATGGGAAGAGTGGGGAGCAGTGGATTTGGGTTGTGGATAAGGATGGGGAGGGGAGGGTGAGCAGGAAGAGGGAGTATGGGGTTAGGTATGTGCCGCTGACGGATGGGCCGCGGTGATGGGGGAAGAGGTGGTGTCGTGGAGGAAGGTGAAGAGACGACTATATATCGCAACGATTATTGTTGCGATGGTCGCTTGTGCATACTGATCTCACGAGGCTCACGGGGCTGAGCCACGAACAAGAAGAGGACACGCTGTAAATGGGCAATGCCAGCAGACGCCGGCGAACACATCTTCACGCATCGGCATCCTGGTCTGGCCAGAGAGCCGTAGGTGAAGCAAGACACAACTTCACAGACTTCATCCTCTGCGGCGCTCATGGAAACACTCTCAGAATCGCAGGAAGACCACGACAAACTACTGGCAGAGAGCACAGTGGCCAACGTGCCCATACTGCCTCCACAATGAGTCTTCTAAGGACTGGCGTTTGCTCATCCAGATTGCAGAAAGCTACGAGTAATCAGCCAGCGAACGAGCCAGATTGATCTCTGCTGGTCTTTCTGCATCCGAGCAAACCTGTTTTGTTGGTTAAAGGTACAGTCTTGTTCTCAATATGGCTATCACTCTGGTCCGCATTCTGATTCCTGAGTCGGTCTTTGGGCGTGTTCAACGTTTCAAGAGATATGGAGACAATTCCTTCACCATCCGGTGGCAACACGCTGTATGAGCCTTTGCATGCTGAGCGTAAGCAAATTCGCCTGCTCACCATTCTGCGTGGCGATTTCGGCGATGAAGTCTGGTGCACGCTCCATATTGGAAGCCTCCTGGACGCCTGCTCTTACGAAACCATTTCTTATGCTTGGGGCGATCCGAAACACCGCAGCAGCATACTTGTCAATAGCAGCAGCGTCGACGTCCCATACAGTTCCATGGCTGCAGTACGTCGGATGCGGCTTCCAGATCTGGATAGAGTTGTTTGGATCGACTCGATATGTATCAACCAGCGTGACAATTTGGAGAAGAACGCTCAGGTCGCTCTCATGTCTTCCATTTACAGTAATGGCATCCACAACCTCGTCTTCTTGGGCGGTGATCAAGATGACATTGCAACGGAAGTGCAAAGCGTGATAGACTCAGAGGCTCTGCAGGAGCAATGGAGCAAGTGTTTCAATGAGAGTTGGGATAGTCTATACCACGTACCAATGCTGTCTGGCGGCTTCATTCTGGGCGGCTTCAAGGAAATGGCCACCACTATTGCATCTTACCGCTCCCTTTTGGAAAAAACATATGACCTGCCTTGGTTCAGGTGAGTAGTTCCCGGTCCATTCCAGGCAAAGTTTTTACAGTCCACTGAACTCGCTCAGACGCTTGTGGGTCCTTCAAGAGGTTGCGATGGCTCGCGACAACACTTGTCACTGGGGCACGGCCAAGATAAAATTGGATCAATTGCTCATCGTCGCGAAGCTGTTGCAACAGACGTCGAAAGGGAGCTATCCTCACGGCTTAGCCACAGCATCGATGATGTTCAACGAACGCGCGATGGGAAAGTTCCAATTTTCACACAGAACATTCTTCTCTGTTGCCCAGGCGGGCGAGGACTTCGAAGCCACGGATCCTCGAGACCGCGTTTTTGCCCACATTTCTCGGTTTCTTACACCAAGGCTGGATGCTCGAGACAGCCTGCATGCCCGCATATCTCAATTCCATGCACTATATCTTGCGCCAAGGCAGGTTCGTGTCATGTCACCACTAATTGCTCCGGACTATTCTAAGACGACTCAGGAAGTGTCCAGAGATGCCACACGATATGCGCTCGAAGGTCAGCCCTCAGAAGTGAGTGTGATCTGGGGCGTAACTCAGCACATTTCGCAACAGGACCTAGAAGATGGTATCACGACCTGGACATTTCCATTTGGTAATACTTCGCAGCGCTATGATGACCGCTTTGCTTCCAAATTGGACCATAGCAGCTTTCATGCAGGGGTGGAGAACAAGCACATGAAACGCGAGGGCCAGCTTAAGATGATAAGATATCCGGACGTTACAGATCCAAATATCCTCACGTTGTATGTGACAATTTTGGACTCAATACTGGAGACGACCACGGTATTGACCTTAAATGAAACAAAAGAGCTTGCCCTCGAAAGTAGGGTGGTTGATACTGTCCGCGCGATGACAGACTTGGACGACGAAGCGACTGCATTCGTTCTCACTGCGGAGGGACGCCTCAATTACGATTTCCCAAATAGTCCTATGCCTGGtcctgatgatgaggacgacgacttcgCAGAAATCTTGGAAGGCTATCACGCTTTTCTGCCGATGATGCGCAATGGGCTGCAGCCACGTCCGAAGCATCGAGAGATCGACACATACGCTACGCGGAAGGCCTTCAGAGGGGCTCCGTTGTCCGAAAAGTTCCTTCACGTGTTCagatcgaaggcgaagaatcgCCGCTTCTTCAAGACTACAACAGGCCTTGTTGGTTCTGGGCCTCAGCTCATGGAAGCGGGGGATCTGGTCGTTATTCCGGAACGAGCTTGGGAACCTTGCGTTCTACGTCCTGTAGGCACGCAATACCTTTTCTTGGGGGTTGCATATGTCTTTGGTATGATGCACGGTGAAGTGTTCAGAAGACCTGGTGTTCAGTGGAAGTGGGTGGACATTCGATGAGGAAAAGAATTCTGCAGCTTTTGGAGCGGCATTTGAGCAGATCATATTGCAGCATGGCAGTTCTGTCTTCGCACTGAGTCGATATTCCTTTCCAGCCGAAGCACAACCAGCATGACTATCCAGACAGAACAACAAAGTTCATGGGAACCATCAGCTCATCTGCTCGGGCCTTTAGACGAAGCTCAGCAGAAACCGCCTGGTTTCGACCACCTTGGCTCGGTATCAGGGCGTTAGATCGCGGTCATAGCAAAGACTGTTGTGCTGAGAGCAGTCACGAGCACGAGAAGACGTCACCCGTAAGGAGATACAGGTACATGTAGATCAAGATCCACATGCTTTTGTTTCAATCTGTGAGTTTTTTCATGTGCTCGTGCAAGTGCCCCATGCCTCCATCAGGATGCAGTCCTTCATGAGATCCTCAGCAGCTGAATGAACCCAAGCCAAGATGTCAGTCTATACCATGTGAGCCTGTAGACAACTCCCGTATCCCATCGGGTCATCAACAACCCTCGGTTCCCGAGCAGTACGAAAAGTAGAACAATTGCCCGAATGAAATACAAAGCCAGCCAGTTTGAGCTCTTCTACAGTCATTGTGTGACCATTTCATTGGACAGATATAAAGTCAGAAGCTGGACAAATCCTAGCCAGAGAGTGCTCAAGCTTCATCATTTGCTACGAGAAGCACAGAAGTCACAGTAACGGCCAGGATCCAGCTTTGCGGAGATGATCGCAATACGCCAGAAAGTGCTCGTCATAGGACTCGACCTACCAGATGGAGGCACAGGAACCAAACCTATGGTTCAGAAATTCAGCAAACAAATGGTTCACGATGTCAATATTCTATTCCATTTCACCTTACCATCCACGCAATCAACAGATACCAGATACACAATCCCTAACCGCATCACAGGACATCTCAAACGCCCACACAGCAGGCTACGACTGCACAGTAATCGACATAAACCCATCCGATCAAGAACCTGCAAAACAAGAGCTTCAAAAGAAATTACAAACCCAGCAATGGGATCTCTTCGTGATCGGATTCGGAATTCGAGGCAATAGAGCCTTCACAACACTATTCGAAGAAGTAGTGAATGCCTGCGTGAAATCTTCGCCTGGGACCAGGTTCGGATTCGCTCCAACGCCTGATGGGGTATTTCGGACGATTATGAGGGTGTTGCCGCCGAGGTGAAGTGAGGTCAGACTATGATGACTTGTAAAATCACGAGATGCTGTGAACAGTATCATAGCAGTAAGGCTCGTTTAGATGACAAAATTGTAAGGATATGCCTTGGCCGCTTCTTCAGGAGCTCAGCTCAGCTCAAAGAGGCAGGCAGTGGCGCGGGAACAGAAACAGAAGGCACGACGCGAGCTGACGCAATTCGCCGCTGCCCTCCACACACACCTCAGGTTCCGCGAAAGCCTCACAACGTGTCGCAGATGCAAGTCGCATAAAATATAGACAAGGCAGCACACGCGCCATGAAACAAAATTGtgaagaaagaagtagaacAGTAGAGCCGATGCCAGTGTGTATTGTTATGACGAACCGTGCACGAAATGTTAACCTTTTCGGTTGAACCCGTGACCGGCATTCGTACTTTCCCATAGCCGAGCTGGAGTGTTTGGACAACTGGGCTCAACGCACCAGCTCATCAACAAACTCGCCATCAACGCACCACTCAACACCGCTCCCACATCAAAACACGAGCGGATTCGGATTCTTCGCACCATTGCGTGCTCGTACATACCCATATCGAGGATATTTCGCGTCGTTTGGGACTCCGTTTGACCGCTTTTGCCTCGCGTCGCCGCCGATTCACCGGGCGCAAAGCAGATTTTTCGCCTCGATTTCTTGATGCCTGAGGCATAAGCTCACCACCCCCAGCGTTTCCTCACCCTTCTGCGCAAACACCACGCGCTCGAAGGGGACGCCGGCCGCCGCCTTCTCCCGACTCTATGTCGACGAGAGCCAGCACTGCACGCCATGTCCGCCAACGCAAGCTGAACACGAAGCAGCCGCTTCGCATACTACGCGAAAATGAACTCGAGGAAGCGAATGATGAATCGCAACAGCACATCCCGCAAGTGGATACTGGTGTCGAGAAGGCTGAAGAAATCGTAAGTACTCACCAGATCTCACCTTCGACAGTGTTGCAGCATCGCTGACTTGATCAGGAATACCATCTTCAAGCTGTCATTAATGCAGCCAATACTTCTACTGCTGGTACCAAGACCAAACAGAACTACATTCCCACGCCCGATGCCGTGCGTGCGAAAGGCGTCAACTATGACGAGCTGTATCCGAAAGGGTTCCAGGACCCTGCAACTTACATCAGATTCAGCACCACTGTCGAGGATTCTGTTGGCAGTGCATACTGCATGGACGAGACTGACAATGACTTCCTGAATCAGAACCTGAACGAGGGTAAAGATGTCCACGGCCAACCACTTCCAGATAAGTCGCACCAGTGCTCTGAGGAGGCTTTCGAGGAGGCCATGTCGTTCTTTGAGGAATACAGCTTGCGTCTACGGCCGTTCGCCACTGTCGATGATGCTCCAGTACCCTCGTTAGATGAACTCGAGCAGGCGCGTGAAGATCCGCTATCGCAAGAAGCCCAGCACTTCGTCAAGGCCATCTATCAGCATTGGGAAAGGCGGAAGTCTGGCCATGGTAGTCCTCTCATGCCAAGCATCAAGGTCAGAGTCCTCGATACCACCTCTGAGGCTGACGATGCCGATCCGTATGTCTGCTTCCGTCGTCGCGAGGTCCGACAGACTCGCAAGACCAGAGGCCGTGATGCTCAGGTCGtagagaagctcaagaaacTGCGAATGGAGCTCGAGCAGGCCAGGCAATTGGTTCAGATGGTTCGAGAACGTGAAGAGCTGAATAAGCAGAACCTCGAGATCACCCGCAAAGTGTTTGAAGAGCGTCGCAAGCTCAAGGAAGTCAAGATCAGCAAGAACATCGTTGGTGAGAAgggtgaggacgaggagctgCTCGTCAACCAGAGACCTCAACCCAAGCCCAAGTCTCGACAAGATGGCGGCCGATCGGGCGCGACGATACGTCTTGCACCAAGAGCGCAATCGGCTCCAGAGAACGATCTCATTTCGTTGGCTGACTTGCAGGCTCAGTCCGAGGAGCATGTGCAGCAGATCATCTCCAACAGGAAAGAGCAGCATCGCCGCTGGAACCAGAGCTGGCAGGACAGGACATGGCAACCTCTCACGCCACCGCCCGAAACTGCAGAGCATCCACCACAATGGTCATCGTTGTTGGCAGCAGGGCCGACGGGCTATCCGACGCCGCCACCCTCGCTGCCTTCAAGGAGTTCGCAAGATCGGGATGGCGatgtcgagatggaagagcagaAACCAAAGCTCGACGTCAACGGCAGAATTGCGACAGAACCGCAGTTTCGGTTGTCGTACCAGCCTGTCGGCATGGGCCAAGACTACGACGACGAGCTTGAGCCGGATGCGAAACGCCAGCGCTTGGATGCACCGCTTTGTCGACTACGCCGCGGGCGTGGTGGGAGACTGCACCTCGAGATGCGCAGAGATCGACCAAAGGGCGTAATATGTTCTGGTGTCGTGTCTGATGCGGAgagtgatgatgagctggaggATTACCATCCTGTGCCGGAGAGCAAGACATTCGATTACCGAGTCGCGCTTATCAATACGCGGGTGGATCGCGGCTACCGACCCAGTGGCGACCAAACTGCCATGGTCGCGCAAGCGCAGGCAGCCATGGCGGCAGGTCAAGGCCAGAGCTCGCAGACGCAACAAGCTGCAGCTGGTGGCTCTTGAGGAATTCTTTTGATGATTGCTTGTTGTGAGGATCCCTGTCCGGCTCGTGGCAACAGAGGATGGACTTCTTGTTGTAAATTATAGGATAGCGATGATACCCCATTGTACGAAGAAATATTTGTCTGATCGCATGTCGTTCACCTCTTTGTCGGTTGTCGAATCGCGTtggcttcgtcttcgaggGTGTCAGCAGATCTTTTCTTGTTGGCATTGGCTTCTGTGACTGCAGCGACGGCTTCTTGCAAGACTTGTTTCTCGCCATCGATGACTTGCTTGGCCATGGCGCGGCGTCCGGCGAGGTCCTGATCCATACTGGAAGATGATTCTGGGTAAACGGCGTACCGATGCACAAGCACCGCACGCAGCAACCTCTTCGCATCGGTTGTGAGGTCCGTCTTAGGCAGcttatccttcttcttcaacttgTCGAATTCTGCCTTGGGCGTTGCAAGCAAATTCAGCAACACGCACAGTTCGTCAGGAAATTGTCCTTCTTCACTGCTTGCTCGTGAGACATCATATGCATCGTCTCCGACACCTTGCTCTTCAGCATACTGCCACTTCTCATCAGTCTCTTGTTCCGAGAGTTTGAGTTGTGCTTTCGTCTGCTCTTTGATCAAATCGGAAGAAATTTCCACGACATCGTACGCTGCGTAGCGATCTGTGACGTATCCATATCTACGAAGCAGATCCGCACGTGGCAGAGGACCGAAGTCATTGTAGAGTTCTTCACCGGCTGAGACGGGTTTGATTGTCTTCATGACGACTTTGTCATCTTCGTAGAAGAGTTTGGCATTGTTGAGGTCGGCGTTGGCGTTCAGCATGTCGGCGAGTGGAACCATGCCTTTGGGAAGTGTAGcgctctcttcttcatcttcttcccacTCTTCATCTCCCTTTGCATTTTGTTCGGATTCGGGCTTCTCGAGGTCGAAGGCGTAGGCCATGATCGTGCTGCCCATGCGATGGCAGAGCGCGAGAAGTTCGTCGTTGCTGCGGCTGGCGGTTTTGAAGGTGTCGGCGTGTTGGGCGATGATGGGGATTAGTTGTTCGCTGAAGGTGGAATCGGCGGTTACTTTGCCGATCTTGTCGACTA
This genomic interval from Cercospora beticola chromosome 7, complete sequence contains the following:
- a CDS encoding uncharacterized protein (CAZy:GH17~antiSMASH:Cluster_3), which translates into the protein MKAGLLVAALAATATAQLHRRGHRHARRENPVAYHEEVQVVTETAKHVVYVDSNGNPIVEPAKTPAPAPPAYQAPPAPPAYQAPPAPAPPAYQAPPAPPAYQAPPAPAPAPAAPKPEAPKEAPKPAAPKPEAPKDYKPSSGGGQGIVYSPYNNDKSCKNQDQVNADFEKLGDYKLVRIYGCDCDQVNTVHKAATAKGMKVFIGIFDINQVQSDVEKIVAVANGDWSWVDTVSVGNELVNNGAASVDAVVGAVNAARSQLRGAGYQGPVVIVDTFVAMIANPAICEASDYAAANCHAFFDGGKTADQAADFVAEQAERVKQACGGKKTVITETGWPWNGATNGAAVPSKENQAKVINGLKSKFSENIYLFTAFDDLWKDNFAGSHGAECHWGFIEHSA
- a CDS encoding uncharacterized protein (antiSMASH:Cluster_3); translated protein: MAWRSSGPTNEALITNLFNNNLITSPLVRNAMLSVDRAHYSPKNPYSDSPQSIGHRATISAPHMHANAAESLLPYLRPGSKVLDVGSGSGYLTHVLAELVKPDGRVVGVEHIQELVELSQSNTSKSSEGRELLEKGILRYVKGDGRLGFVDEAPYDAIHVGAAAKEGDENGLVEQLKSPGRLFIPVEDGKSGEQWIWVVDKDGEGRVSRKREYGVRYVPLTDGPR
- a CDS encoding uncharacterized protein (antiSMASH:Cluster_3), with the protein product METIPSPSGGNTLYEPLHAERKQIRLLTILRGDFGDEVWCTLHIGSLLDACSYETISYAWGDPKHRSSILVNSSSVDVPYSSMAAVRRMRLPDLDRVVWIDSICINQRDNLEKNAQVALMSSIYSNGIHNLVFLGGDQDDIATEVQSVIDSEALQEQWSKCFNESWDSLYHVPMLSGGFILGGFKEMATTIASYRSLLEKTYDLPWFRRLWVLQEVAMARDNTCHWGTAKIKLDQLLIVAKLLQQTSKGSYPHGLATASMMFNERAMGKFQFSHRTFFSVAQAGEDFEATDPRDRVFAHISRFLTPRLDARDSLHARISQFHALYLAPRQVRVMSPLIAPDYSKTTQEVSRDATRYALEGQPSEVSVIWGVTQHISQQDLEDGITTWTFPFGNTSQRYDDRFASKLDHSSFHAGVENKHMKREGQLKMIRYPDVTDPNILTLYVTILDSILETTTVLTLNETKELALESRVVDTVRAMTDLDDEATAFVLTAEGRLNYDFPNSPMPGPDDEDDDFAEILEGYHAFLPMMRNGLQPRPKHREIDTYATRKAFRGAPLSEKFLHVFRSKAKNRRFFKTTTGLVGSGPQLMEAGDLVVIPERAWEPCVLRPVGTQYLFLGVAYVFGMMHGEVFRRPGVQWKWVDIR
- a CDS encoding uncharacterized protein (antiSMASH:Cluster_3~BUSCO:EOG09263L7Y), with the protein product MSTRASTARHVRQRKLNTKQPLRILRENELEEANDESQQHIPQVDTGVEKAEEIEYHLQAVINAANTSTAGTKTKQNYIPTPDAVRAKGVNYDELYPKGFQDPATYIRFSTTVEDSVGSAYCMDETDNDFLNQNLNEGKDVHGQPLPDKSHQCSEEAFEEAMSFFEEYSLRLRPFATVDDAPVPSLDELEQAREDPLSQEAQHFVKAIYQHWERRKSGHGSPLMPSIKVRVLDTTSEADDADPYVCFRRREVRQTRKTRGRDAQVVEKLKKLRMELEQARQLVQMVREREELNKQNLEITRKVFEERRKLKEVKISKNIVGEKGEDEELLVNQRPQPKPKSRQDGGRSGATIRLAPRAQSAPENDLISLADLQAQSEEHVQQIISNRKEQHRRWNQSWQDRTWQPLTPPPETAEHPPQWSSLLAAGPTGYPTPPPSLPSRSSQDRDGDVEMEEQKPKLDVNGRIATEPQFRLSYQPVGMGQDYDDELEPDAKRQRLDAPLCRLRRGRGGRLHLEMRRDRPKGVICSGVVSDAESDDELEDYHPVPESKTFDYRVALINTRVDRGYRPSGDQTAMVAQAQAAMAAGQGQSSQTQQAAAGGS
- a CDS encoding uncharacterized protein (antiSMASH:Cluster_3~BUSCO:EOG09261WJ8); the encoded protein is MEPMDVDDFQNASDAFLKWLKESGATISPNIQLADLRDRAAGRGVVATKDLAEDEELFSIPRSSILTAETSDLPAAVRKEIDHPWLSLILAMVYEYLKGDDSPWRPYFDLLPESFDSLMYWPDDELQYLQGSAVVDKIGKVTADSTFSEQLIPIIAQHADTFKTASRSNDELLALCHRMGSTIMAYAFDLEKPESEQNAKGDEEWEEDEEESATLPKGMVPLADMLNANADLNNAKLFYEDDKVVMKTIKPVSAGEELYNDFGPLPRADLLRRYGYVTDRYAAYDVVEISSDLIKEQTKAQLKLSEQETDEKWQYAEEQGVGDDAYDVSRASSEEGQFPDELCVLLNLLATPKAEFDKLKKKDKLPKTDLTTDAKRLLRAVLVHRYAVYPESSSSMDQDLAGRRAMAKQVIDGEKQVLQEAVAAVTEANANKKRSADTLEDEANAIRQPTKR